The window GTTGTAAGCATAATTTCTCTTCATATATATATTTCAAGAAAAGGTGTTGCTGTCATTGTAACTGTGCACTAGGATAGTATTTTTTTGCAATGGTTGAGCCTTGCTAACATTGAGAAGGTCTATAATATTCAAATTAAGGATTATGCTCTTAGAGAGTGAAAAAACATGCCGAGTAATTTCTTTACTTTCAACAGAAAATTAGAATATTCAAGTGACAAATTAATCTCACAAAAAAAATGGAACATCCCAAAAATAAAGGTAAAGTTTATGCATCGTGGGCTGCGTCGCGGCCACTCTTTTGATGGATTTTTGCGTCAATTTCCAAATTGTTATCCTCAATGGGGCGATTGTCTTTTTGACTTTGATGTTGATGGCCAGGATTACGATTGGCTGGTGGTTTATCAAGATTTGCCACGTAGTGACAAGGTATTTACGGAAGAAAAACTTCTTTGTCCTAGGGAAAGAACAATGCTCATAACGGGTGAACCATCAACAATTACCGTTTTTGGGATCGATTATTTGCGTCAATTCGGCTGTATATTAAGCTTTCAAGAAAAGTGGGCAATGAGGCATCCAAATGTCATTTTTACTCATCCTGGTTTAATGTGGCACTATGGATTGCCTTTTAAAAGTGGGGAGTTTGTAAATTGGGATACATTAGCATCAACCCCACCAATAGAGAAAACAAAAATGATTTCTACCGTATGTTCACAAAGGACAGGTAATATAACTCTTCACTCAACACGAGTGGATTTCACCTGGCGTCTTAAAACGAATTTGCCTGAACTGGATATCTATGGACATGGGGTAAATCCGATGAATGATAAGGCGGAAGCGCTAGATCCATATCGTTTTCATATTGCCGTTGAAAACCATGTCCATGAACATCACCTTACCGAGAAATTACCTGATGCTTTTCTTGGTTATTCATTGCCTTTTTATCATGGCGCTCCAAACGCAGCAGAATATTTTCCGAAAGATAGTTTTATTCCTATTGATATAAATGATTACCAGAGATCTCTGGAAATTATTAAAAGCCATCTCACTATCAATGAGTATAGAGATCGGCTACCTTATATTATTGAAGCAAGGCGGAGAGTACTTGAAGAACAGAACCTTTTTGCCATAATTAGTAGCAATATTGTCGATCAGGAGAAGAAAATTTCAAATTTGACTATGGGCAAGGTAATTCGCAACCGGTCAACAATGCGCTTAAAAAATCCAATTGCCGGTGTTCGCAGTCTTGGAGAAAAAGTGCTAACAAAGGTATATCACCGTCTCACTTTTAAGAGCAGGAACAAGAAGAAAAATATCTGATTAAAAAGTATTTGAGTCAAACATCTATAATGTTTGTTTGCGGACTACGGTAGCATATATATTGGCGTATCTTTTCCGAAAGAAAGAATAAGTGGTGCCTGCTGGAAGCCAAGCTTTTGGGAGAGGGATGTTGTTTTTTGGTTAGCATAATGTCCAAGTTCATGCATGCTTACCATTTTATCGCCGTTCCGGTCTACTTCCTGCTTATTATTAAGGCCGTCAAGCAGGGTCAGGGTGAAAAGGCCATTTCCCTGGAAACCATCGAGTGCCTCTTGCACCGAAGAGGTGGACGTAAAGATATTTACACCCATTTTTTTCGCTAAAACCGACATTCTCGCTTCATAAAGGCTACCGACAATGTCATCGACCCCTCCGGCATGGCAGGTATCAAAAATGAACAACTGGCTGAGCGATTTTATTTTCTTAGAAATATCGACAAGTTCATTAGAGCTTATAGTATTCGCATCACTCAATACTCCGTCAAAATTACTGGTTAAGAGATAATACTGATTCTGGATAAGAATGCCATTCCCACCGACAAAAAGAATAAAACTGTCTTCTGGTTTAATAATTGTAGCTAAATCATTAATCTTTTTCAGAATATTTGTTTTGTTTGCCGTATCGTTAAGGAGGAGCTCATGGTGAATATTATCTGGGGAAAAGAGACTACTCGCTTGACGACGAATCCTTTGCTGAACATCGGTAGCATTTTTAGTGGCGTATTTCAGGTTAATTGCCTTTTCTTTATGTTTATTGATACCAATAGATAAAATGTAGA of the Desulforhopalus sp. genome contains:
- a CDS encoding glycosyltransferase family 10, which codes for MPSNFFTFNRKLEYSSDKLISQKKWNIPKIKVKFMHRGLRRGHSFDGFLRQFPNCYPQWGDCLFDFDVDGQDYDWLVVYQDLPRSDKVFTEEKLLCPRERTMLITGEPSTITVFGIDYLRQFGCILSFQEKWAMRHPNVIFTHPGLMWHYGLPFKSGEFVNWDTLASTPPIEKTKMISTVCSQRTGNITLHSTRVDFTWRLKTNLPELDIYGHGVNPMNDKAEALDPYRFHIAVENHVHEHHLTEKLPDAFLGYSLPFYHGAPNAAEYFPKDSFIPIDINDYQRSLEIIKSHLTINEYRDRLPYIIEARRRVLEEQNLFAIISSNIVDQEKKISNLTMGKVIRNRSTMRLKNPIAGVRSLGEKVLTKVYHRLTFKSRNKKKNI